ACGTATAGGAGGTCCACATACTCCATACCGAGGTGGTTGAGGCTCTCTTCGGCGCTGCGTCGGACGCCGTATTGGTCGAGGTCTGCTGGCGGAACCTTGGTGGCCACAAACAAATCTTCGCGAGCCACGCTCGACGCGGCGACAGCATCGCCCACCGCCTTCTCGTTGTAGTACGCCTCAACCTGCTCGGTAGTGTCGATGTGCCTGTACCCGACGTGGAGGGCCTGTTGAATGTTCCCGTAGCACGCATCATAGTCCGCATGATCGAAGGTGCCGATGCCGAGCATCGGCATCCCGTGGGTCGAGGACGGTGAGTAGTTGGTGACGTCTGCGTCGATGCCGGTAGTCGGTACATCAACGGCCCCGTTCTCGTCGGGGTTCCGCTCTTCGCCGACGTTCTTCACTTGGCGTTCGACTTGCTCCGTGTTCATCACGGAACTGAGCTGGTCGGTCATCCCTTCGTCCGCTATACTCCCAGTTCCGCTAGGGGCCATCCGCTGGCGTATCCGGGTCAGAGCATCGGTTAGATCCCCCGGTTCGCTCCCCGCTTCCTCGACGCTCTCACTGCTATGGCGCTGTTTGGCTAGCAGAAAGCCAATAAGAAACGCGAGAGCGAACGGGGTGGTCTTCCGCAGAAGATTATCGCGGCCACCCTGAGTCTGTACGTACCGCCTTCGGGTATCAGTCCATCCACGAAGCACAGGAATTATTTGGCGACTACGTACTTTGGGGTTCTGGCAGGGCCGGTAGACTCGTGGGGGTGACTGGTTCGTTTTGTCTATGGTTCCAAAGTTGGGATACGTGTTCTTCCTCGATGGGGCGGGCGCCGTGAGTGGTGTCGCTCACTTCGCTTGTGTTTCGCCGGGTCTGCGACACATTCGAGGCATTGGAAACCCAACGGACACCAAATGCGGACCATCGTCGAGACGCTCGAACCAGAAGTCCCCTACCGCGTGAGGCAGCGGCTCGGTCCCTCTATCACCAGAATTGCGCGAACCTTCGGACAGCCCGAGTACCGCCTTCGCGATACCGGATACGTCGGCACTATCCACCAGCCGCTAGACGAGTTCACAGAAACACTTGAGGAACACGGGTTCGAGTGGGACCCGCTGGCGTGGTATCACCAGCCGCCGGTTGGGGCGGAGCCAAACGGTAGCTGGACGTATCGACGGTCATTGCTGGCCGACAGACAGATTCACGTCATCCTCATCGCCCACTCACCGGAGTATATCGACGTTTTCGCCCACGAGGAGTACAATTGGGTGCGACACCCGATCAAACACTTCCGGCAGGTCGGCATCGAGCGGAAAGCCGGGAGCAGTGAAGTACGTCGGTGGCTTGAGAGTCACGGCATAAAGGTCGATGCCAAATCGCGTCGCCAGCGACAGGTCACACACAAAGTAAAAGACTTCCACAAGTACCTTGTGTCCATCATCCGATAGCGTGGATCAATCTATACCTTCGAAGAAGATTGGCGAGGTCGCGAATGTACGCTCGATGTGTCCATATCTTCTCGGGCGTCGTCGAGCGTTTTTGCTTTCACCTTCGCCTTGATCTGGTCTTCATCCCGTGTTCCTGTTCCATGCTTGAGTTTCACCGTGAGCGAGACACCGACGTCGCTCCGTTCGACGTACTCCGTCGGTGACGATTCGTCATTGGTTGCTTTCGATTTAGTCGTTGTAGAGGACGGCGAGTTGTGTTCTGACACGATGTAGCTGTATTGCTTGGTGTTTAGTGAGACTGTGCGACCGCGTCACCGGACAGTTCACGAAGGGCGTTTTCAATATCGGTGCCGGTGAGTCGCCAGCAGCCTTCAGGATGAGAGCAGTCTAACTGGCTTACGACCGTGCTCGTAAACGTAGTATAATGGGCTAGCGCAACGTCTTCGTCGCCGGTGTAGTCAAGCAGGAGTGCAAGCGCAAGTTGTGCCGGACCGCTCCCACAGTACCCCCAGTTGAAGCCTAAGGGACTGTGATTCGCCAGTTCGAGACTCGACTGTGGCGTCACCTGCTCTTCCCCAGGTTGCTTTTCCACAACAGCGCGTCCGCGCCGCCGATAGCCGACGTAGACGACATCCTGTTTCTGGCTTGGCCGTGTCTGTTCGAGTGATCGGGAGTCGGTTGTTCCACTCATGGTTCGATTCGAGGGATTACTTCGAGTTCCCCCGCACCCCTCAGGGGGTGAAAAACCTCACTGCGGTCACTCCGTCACGGATTTACTGACTGAGTAGCTGTTCTGCACCCAAGAGAAGATAAGACGACTTTTGACATTCACTCCCAGAACGCTTCAATTCGGTCGTCTAAGTCCCCAAGAACGCTTGAGAGTACATCCCGCCAGTCGCTTGCGTACGCTGCATCGTCACCGGGCGTCGTTGCATCTGGTGGTGGATGAAAGTGCGAGCGGGTGTTGTGACTGTTCGGATGGCGGTCCCACCGACACTCCCAATGGTCGCCGTCGTTGTACTGCTCGGAGTAGTGGACGCTGAAATCGTCCGTTTCGTACCAACGAATCTGAAGATACGCCCGATCGATGGCCGCCGGAAAGTACCCCATATCGTACTCTGCCACGACGGAACTCGGCGCATAGTCTGGTTGGAACACGACCTCTGAGAACCGCTGGCTTCGTTCGAGGTGCTGTCCGATTTGTTCGAGAATCTCGGTATCGATGCCACCAACAGTCTCTGCGACGTCCTCGTAGTCACCCGACCGGTCGTCAGGCATCGACTCTGGCACCACCGCTCGACGGATGACCGTTCTGCCGCGCCGCATCTAACAACTCTACCCGTCGCTCCAGTGTTTTCCACTCACTCACCGCTTCCCACATTTCTTCGACCGCCGACTCTCCGGTATCGTCCACGAGCGATACGTCATCCGGACTGTCAGCGTCGAATCGTGCTTGGTACTCCTCAAGCTGCTCCATCGTCTCTTTGAGTTCCTCGACGATCTCACTCTCGGAGTACTGGTCTCGAATCTGTTCGATTCTGCGCCACCGCAGATACGACTCGTTTCGCTCGTATCTTACCGGCCGCCCCGGAATCTCTCGCGTCATCCCCATCGAGGTGAACCATTCGAGGTAGTCGCGCGCGGTCTCGGTATCACAGTCTGCTTGATCTGCAATTTCCGCGACCTTGGTCGGGATACGGAGTTGTAAGATGACACCGAGCAGTCGTTCCCGCGTTGGACCACCTTTCAAGACCTCTTCGGGTGCATCCCATTCGGTGAAATCTGGTAGTTCCTCGTCCGGGTCTCGAACGTCCTCGGGGGTGTCAGTCAAATCCATCACTATCCTCCTGTTTCCTAATCTTTGGGCAGCATCGGTCATATATCTATCGCACGCTGAATTATTTCTGCTTCATGTATCGGAGTTTGTCGCTCCGTTCAGTAGTGAACGTCAGCGGGGATAATCCAGAGATTCTCACTCTCGTCAAGGATGCAGTCGAGGTGGTCCCGATGCCGGATGCCGCTCCCGTGTTCGTCGTACAGGAAGATAGTCGGCCCATCGTACGCGCCGACTTGGTGGAACGCATGCCGGGCCAGTCCTTCATCACGCATAATCTCCTCGTCACCTAGTTCCTCAAGCGCATCCCGGATGCGGTCGAGATTCCGCTTGAACTCGCTCTTCGTCGCGTCCCACCCACGCTTCAGCAATTCCCGCCCATCGTCGGATTCCACAGGAACTGCTACTGGCAGGTCGCCCCACCGGGCCTTCCCAGCGACTGACGTGCCCGACTCGTCGAACGTCACGTAGTAATCGAACACAGTATCTGTATGTGGACTGGCTCCGACGAGTCGGTCGAATACCGTCTTTCCAGTCGCGAGTGCTTCGTCTTGTGTCGACGCCTCTACGAGCGAGTAAATTATCATGTGCATTGGTTCTCACGTCGATCTGCCGACGCAGGCGACTGCACGCCGCGCTACTGCTGGGTACGCCGGCACTCATCGCCGGCGCAGAAAAACACGGATATAGTGCTCATCGGTTGTTTCGACCGTACTGGTAGTGATCTGACCATCACACCCGGGGCAGTAGTTCGATATAGCTCCGGACTGTACGTCTTCGTCGAACGCTCGCTCGTAGATGACTCCATCCGACATTGATATCACGTTTCTCCAGGACCTCGCCAACTCGACGACGCCCTTACCACTTGTGTGGCAGATAAACAGTCCTATAATCTCTTTTGCTCGTATCAGCCATAGCCGGTATTCGAGCAGTAGAACGTGGCTTGACGTGACAACTCTGAACCCCACACGAAATGAATTCCTGACATTATATTTCGTATCAGACGGCCTTTGGGTTCGGAAACGCTTTCCGGCGAAGTTGAGTTCGTCATTACTGGTCAACGAGTCGAAAAGCACGGAATTGTACCACCCATACACAAGCCTTTTAATCGGGTAGCGTCTACGTAGTGATGATAACAATGCCAGATTCCATGTCCGAACAACTCCAACAAGATATGGAGTGCGAGGGTCTCCTCGAGTGTTTCCACGGTCTCAAACAACTCGACAGGGAGTGCTTCCAGGCGCTAGTAGATGCAGGAGAACCGGTCACGGTCGACGAACTTGCAGAGGCCGTCAACCGCGAACGTTCGACCGCCTACCGCGCGGTTCAGCGGTTGCTCCAAACGGGATTCATCCAGAAGGAACAGGTCAACTACGACCAGGGCGGCTACTACCACGTCTACTCGCCGACTGACCCGTCACAGATAACCGACGAGATGCAGCGGATGCTCAACGAGTGGTACGCCAAGATGGGTCAGCTCATTCAGGACTTCGAGGACAAATATGATCAGACCGATGCGGCCGTGCAGGTTGAGGGCTGAGAGGCCTATCTCCGTCTCGTTCCTTCTCTCTACTGTCGATTCCCGCCCTACTCTTCCAGCATTCCCTGTCTCGGAACTATTACGATACTGATACAACAAGGCATTCTCAACGCTTTCCCAATCGCACCCCGACAGTATTGCACAGAATCCACACAACACTTAACTACCATCGGGCCCTACTCACAGGCGATGACAGTCGATACGGCATCCAATTCAGGTACGGACGTTCCTACCGAACCGGTAAACGTCGGTAGCGAAACCGAACTCAACGAACTCGTGGACGACTCTGGCGTGGTCCTTGCGGACTTCTACGCCGACTGGTGCGGACCGTGCCAGATGCTGGCACCGATAGTCGACAACCTCGCCGCCGAGACCGACGCGGTGGTCGCGAAAATTGACGTCGATGCCAACCAACAACTCGCGAAGGCCTATGGCGTCCGCGGCGTTCCGACGCTTGTGCTGTTCGCGGACGGACAGCAGGTTGAAGAGATAGTCGGCGTCCAGGCAGAGGAACAGTTGCGCGAACTGATTCAGAACTACACCGAAGAATGAGCGAGGAAACACGCGATCTCGTCATCGCTGGTTCCGGAGTCGCCGGGCTGTCGGCAGCTGTCTACGCGGCACGCGCCGACTTTGACCCGCTTGTCCTCGAGGGTGACGAACCCGGCGGACAACTCACGCTCACGACGGACGTAGAGAACTATCTCGGGTTCCCCGACGGCGTCGGTGGCATGGAACTGATCCAGCGCGGCAAAGAGCAGGCCGAGAAGTTCGGAGCGGAGTTCAAGCACGGGAGCATCGAGTGGGCGGACCTCGACGAGCGACCGTTCAAACTCTCGCTGTCGACCGGCGAGACTCTGGAGACCCAGACGCTTATCGTCGCGACTGGCGCGAGCGCACGCTGGGTCGGTGCTGACGGCGAGGATGAATTGATGGGCTACGGTCTCTCGACCTGTGCGACCTGTGACGGAGCCTTCCACCGCGGCGACAACGTGCTCGTCGTCGGCGGCGGCGATAGCGCGATGGAGGAGGCGCTCTTCCTCGCGAAGTTCGCCGACTCCGTGACCGTGGTTCACCGGCGTGAAGAACTCCGGGCCTCCGAAATCATGGCCGACCGTGCTCGCGACCACGACGCCATCGAGTTCCGATGGAACACGGAACTCCGGTCGCTCCACGGCTCGCAGGAAGAGGGCGTCACCGGTGCGACGCTGATCTCCCATGCTGACGGCCATCCCAAGCAGAGGGCCGAGAATGGGATCGAAGTCGAGACGGAGACCGTCGACGTCGGTGGTGTCTTCTACGCCGTCGGCCACACGCCGAACACTCAGTTCCTCGAAGATACTGGTGTCGAATTGGACGAGGACGGATACGTTCGGTTGCAGACGGACGATGACGGTCGGCCAACTTCCGAGACGACGGTGGAGGGAGTGTTCGCCGCGGGTGACGTGGCCGACTCCCGATACCAGCAGGCGGTCACCGCGGCGGGAACTGGAAGTATGGCCGCACTCGACGCTGAGGAGTACCTCGAAACCCTGGAACGCGGTCAGCCCAAAACGGTTGAAGCCTCAGCATAGGCAACCTCAACTCTTCGACTGGTTCCTGTCCGTCTTCCCGTTTCGTATAACGATTCCTCTCTCGTCCTCATCCAGTAGCCGCGTCCGTTTCCTACCTTCGGAGCACGTATGAAGAAGTCCTCGCCTGATTCGTTATACGCTCCGAAAAGCCCGTTGAACGACCTCATTGAGTGCCGGATGAACGTGTGTCGAGTCGGCAATGTCCACAACCGTTCCGCTACCCTGGGTCATTGCCACAACTACTTCGTGAATGAGCATCGACGCGCGCGGCCCAAGAATGTGACACCCTAAAATCGCACCGTCGGACGGGTCAACGAGGACCTTCACAATCCCTTCGGTCTCCTTCAACGCACCGCCCATCGCAGTATCCTCGTACGAATACTTCCCACTGATATACTCCATATTCTCTTCCTCGAGTTCCTCTTCAGTCATCCCAACTCCAGCGACCTGCGGTGACGAGAACACTGCATGCGGCATTGCAGCGTAATCAACCGGATGCTTATGGTCGTGCTCACCAAACGCGTTCTGAACTACGTACTGCGCCTCAAGGTTCGCACTGTGCTTGTAGAGGTACTCCCCGACAATGTCGCCCAACGCCCAGACATTCTGTGCCGTGGTTTCCAGATATTCGTTTGTCTCGACGAATCCGAGCGGATCCGTCTCAATCCCCGCGTTTTCAACCGCCAAGGTATCCGTATTTGGGATTCGGCCTGCAGCGATCAATAACTCGTCGCCAGCGATATCAATGACCTCACCATCAGCGTGTTCAGCAGTAACCGTTATTTCTCCGTTCTGTTGGGCGGCGGCGATGGCCTCGTAACTGGTGTAGACGGTGTGTTTGTCCGCGAAGCCCCGTGTAAATCGCTCTGCAATCTCGCGGTCTTCCTCGGGGAGTAGTGTGTCTGCCCGTCCAATAATGGTGATGTCCGTACCAAACGATCCGTAGAAGTGGGCCAATTCAGCTGCGATGTATCCACCTCCGACGATGACGAGATGATTCGGACGTGTATCCCGTTGCAGCGCGCCCGTACTCGTGATGTAGTCCACGTCCTCAATACCGTCAATCGGTGGGATGAAGGGCCGCGTTCCAGCAGCAACGATAACCTTGTGACCGATAATCTGGTTCCCGTTCACTTTGAGTGTTCGCGTATCGACGAACTGCGCTTCGTCTTTGAACAACGTATGATTCGGCGATTGGCGGAGTCCATGTTCGATTTGGGTCGCGCTTTCCTCGACATCAGCATTGACCTCCTCAACCATGGACGCAAAATCGACATTCGTAATCTCGGCTTCGATACCGAACTGTTCGGACTGGCGGATTTGCTCGGCAATATCCGCACGATGAATCAACATCTTCGATGGCACACACCCCCGATTCAAGCACGTCCCGCCCATCAGGCCCTTCTCGATTACCGCAACATCCGCCCCCTGTCGCGCTGCCGCCGACGCCACGCTAAGCCCTGATCCAGCCCCAATCACGACCACATCGAACTCGGTTAGTTGTCCCTCTTGCATACTGCGGAATTGCGTCTACACGCAGATAGTATTGTTCGCTATACGGACTTTCTTCCAATACTTCTCTGAGCCAACCTCAAAGGGTTGAACGCCTTGAACAGGTCGGCCTTGATTTGCTGTGGTAGTAGGGTAGAACCGTAGGACGATTATGCAAGACTACCTAACGTAGATATCGATGACCGGAAGTTCAAGTAAGGAAATCGATCCATCCGATCCAGAGCATCGCGAGGTCGGTCAAGGGCTTCTCGACGAGGAGATGGGCCCCAGCGGCTCGATGGCCCATCTATACCGTGGTGAAATCCATCGCATGAAGCTCTGGCGTGAACGCCTCGACCGTACCACCAACTGGGCGGTAATCGTGCTAGCGGCGATCCTGACGTGGGCGTTCTCCAGCGTAACAAACCCACACTACGTGTTGCTCGCCGGCGGCGCGATTCTCGGCGTGTTCCTCGGAATTGAAGCGCGGCGGTACCGGGGGTACGACATCTGGCGGTCGCGCGTCCGCACGTTGCAGAAAAACGTCTTCGCGTACGGGCTGGACCCCTCACAGGGATTGGAAGACGCGGACTGGCGCGCCCACCTGAGTAGCAGTTACCGGCAACCCCGACTCAGAATCACGCGACTGGAAGCCATTGCACATCGACTTCGGCGGGTGTATCTCCCCCTGCTAACTGTCCTATTCGGTGCATGGGTAGTTCGTGTCACGGCGTTTGCGGATGTCCCATGGCCAGACAGCGCAGCCATCGGTCAACTCCCAGGAACTGCGGTGATTGCCATTGTCGTACTAACCTATGGAGGGCTACTCGTCATCGCAATGCGACCACGCACGTGGCATGCAGAGGGGGAACTCCTGAACGAAGACTTGCGAGAAGAGTAGTTACGGTCTGGTCAGGCACTAGTTTCCGGCGTCCTCTACGTTGGTTGGTGATCGCCGTTGGAAATCACCCATCGGTACGAGCGACCACCGATGGAAGGAGTAGCAGTCCGGTCCAAAAAGCAGCGTTAGACCAGCAGCTGAATGTCAGCCTCGGCCATGTCCTGCAACGCCGTCGCGGCACCGACGCCCGTGGTGACGCCGTCGTAGAAGTTCCCCTCGTCGTAGTCCATCAGGTCAATGGTCATCTGGCAGGCCTGGAACTCGACGCCCATGTCCAGCGAAGTCTCGATGAGTTCCTGGATGGTGGCGGTGTCATTGTCTTCAATTTGCCGTTCCATCATCTTCGTCGTCACCCGGTCCATACCGGGGAGCGTCGCGATGGCGTTCGGGACGGGCATGTTCGGATTACCGACCGAACTCAGTTTGAGGTCCTTCGACTTGTCCTCGTGGAGGATGTCGAGTCCCCAGAATGTGTGGAAAACCGTCACGTCCCAGCCGAACGCGGCGGCCGTGCTAGCGAGGATGAGCGGCGGATACGCCATGTCGAGCGTCCCCTTCGTTGAAATGATCGACATTTTCTTGGGGCCGTCGTCGACCTCGCTCTTGACCTCGGCGAGTTCCGATTCGAGTTCCTCGATACGCGATTCGAGGGTGGCCACGTCGGTCTCCGTCGCACCGTCGGCCGACGCGGAGGGAGCATCCGTACTCATGTTTACTCCGTCTTCCGGACGTAGTGTTTGAACAGGTCGTCGCCCTCCTCTTGGTCGAGCAGTTCGACGCCGTCGGTCGTATCGGCCCAGCCCCCGAGGTCGCTCATGCTACCGGGGTCGGTCGCGAGGACTTCGAGTACGTCGCCCTCGTCTAGCTGGTCGATGGACTGCTTGGTCTTGACGACGGGCATCGGGCAGTTCTGTCCTTTTACGTCGAGCGTCTCTGTGACTTCGTACTGAGTCATGATATTGACTTCACTACCCAATACTAACTCCGGTAGTAAAAGACTATCGGTAGTACCCCGGGAAGCATACACGACCGAACACGCTCTGTATAACACATACGCGTTTAATGGTCTGAAACGACGCTCAAGTCGAACTAGTATTGTGCCATTTGCAGTTTACTATGCAAAGTCTTATTTGACTCCCGGAGGTAGACACGGATGACGATGAGTGAAACCGAACCCACTGAAGGGACGGTCGAATCGATCACTCCCGACGAGCTGAAAGAGCGCATAGATAGCGGTGAAGGCGTTTTCATCCTCGACGCGCGCTCGGAAGGCGACTTCGAGGAGTGGCACATCGACGGTGAGAACGTCGAAATTGTGAACTACCCCTACTTCAAACTCCTAGACGGTATCCCGGAAGACCTGCTCGCGGAGCTCCCCGAAGACCGCGAAATCACCGTTCTGTGTGCGAAGGGCGGATCCAGCGAAATGGTCGCTGTACATCTCGAAGACGAGGGTTACGACGTCAACCACCTCGAATACGGCATGAAGGGCTGGGCGCGCATCTACGAGTACACCGAACTCGACACCGAAACGGAGGCGACCATCGCCCAGTACCGCCGCCCCTCCAGCGGCTGTCTGGCTTACCTCGTCGTCTCCGACGGCGAGGCAGCGGTCGTCGACCCACTCCGGGCATTCACCGACGAGTACGTACAGGACGCGAACGCGCTCGGTGCTGATTTGAAATACGTGCTCGACACCCACGTCCACGCAGATCATATCTCTGGACTGCGTAACCTCGCCGATGACACTGACGCGACGGCAGTCATGCCCGAGCCTGCCGTGGAACGTGGTGTCGAATACGACCAGCGCTACGAGACCGTCGAGGACGCCGACGCGCTCACCGTCGGCGACGTCGAAATCGAGGTCCTCTACACGCCCGGCCACACGACCGGGATGACCTCCTACAAGGTCGGCGACGTGCTGTTCACCGGCGACGGCCTATTCACCGAGAGCGTGGCCCGCCCCGACCTCGAAGATCCCGAGGCCGCAAAGGACGCGGCGCAGACGCTCTACCAGAGCCTCACCGAGAAAATCCTACCCCTGCCCGACGACACCATCGTCGCGCCTGCGCACTTCAGCGACTCGGCAACGCCGAACGACGACGGCACGTACACGGCCGACCTCGGCGAGCTAGAGGCGACGATGGACGCGCTCACGATGGACGAAGCCGAGTTCGTGGAGTTCATCGTCGCGGACATGCCCCCGCGACCGGCCAACTACGAGGACATCATCGCCACCAACCTCGGCCAGCAGTCGCCCGACGACGAGGAGGCGTTCGAGTTGGAACTCGGCCCGAACAACTGCGCGGCCAGCGAGGAGGCCCTGACCGACTAAGATGAGTGCGCTCACTCCGTTACTCACCGCTAGTGAGCTATTCCCGCGAGGGGTTCTGCCGTATCTCCTTGGCGGACTCCTCGTCGGCCTCGGGGCCGCGGTCATCTATCTGGCCACGGGCATCATCGCGGGCGCGAGCACGTTCCTCGAATCGACGCTGTCGTACGTCTCGGACGTACCGCGGTTCAACCGCTTCAAGTACGTCCGGTCGCGTGGCTGGCGGCTGGTGTTCACCGCTGGCATCGTCAGCGGCGCGGCCGTCTGGGGACTCGTCCTCGCGCCGGACCCCGGCATCTGGACGACCGACGTCCAGTGGTGGCGATTACTCGGAGGTGGCTTCCTCGTCGGCGTCGGGACGCGACTCGGTAAGGGGTGTACTTCGGGCCACGGGGTCTGTGGCACGGGGTCGCTCTCGAACACATCGCTGGTGAACGTCGCCACGTTCCTGACCGTCGCCATCGGAACTGCCCAACTGGTGCAGGCACTGGGGGTGAGTCCATGACTGGAAACGACCGTAGTCCGTTGTTCCTGCCCGTGATCTACCTCGGCGGGCTGATCTTCGGCTTCGGACTCGCCATCAGCGGGATGGCCCGCCCGGAGGTCGTACTGGACTTCCTCCAGTTCGACGACTTGGGCCTCCTGTTCGTGATGGGCGGTGCGGCGGTCGTGACCGGTATCACGTTCACGGTCGCCACGCGGTACCTCGGCGATGCTCCGCTGACCGGCCGGGAGTACACCCGCCGACTCAAGGACTTCGACCGGAACGTCGTCATCGGCGGGGCCATCTTCGGCGTCGGCTGGGGGCTGTCGGGCATCTGTCCCGGCGCCGCGTACGCCAGTTTCGGAGTCGGCAACTACCCCATCCTGTACGCCGTCGCGGGGATGTTCCTCGGCGCGTACGCACAGGGGTATTGGCGCGCCCGCCAATCGAACGACGCCGACGCAGCTGACGCCACTTCGGGATAATCCATTTTCGGCGATCTCGCGTCTATTCACGGTAGTCAGACAAGTTCTTCGACTTACTTCTGCGCTCTCACTGCTCGGAGTACACAACCGAGAGAGCGTCATTAGTAAATTCCCGTAGTGCGAAATTGGGTCTGATGAGCAAGATTCGTCCCGGTGAACTCGACGACCGCCGTTCGAACGAGGACGTGGTCGTCCTCGATATTCGGCCGCGCGAGGACTACCAGAGGGACCACATCGAAGGGAGTCACAACGCACCAGTATACGGTGACTTACGCCAGGGTAACACCGGATCACTAGACGACTATCTAGACCAGATTCCGAACGACAGTAAAGTGGTCACGGTCTGCAAGGCCGGGGTAGTCGCACAGAAAGCCACTACTCACCTCGAAGAACAGGGGTACGACGCAACGACGCTCAGTGGCGGGTATACTGGTTGGCGACACTACGCCGAGAATACGCTACTGTATCGTGTGTTATCGACCCTTCGCCGATTTCTGCCCTGACTGGGTACGCGCTCTCCGAGCTGAATAGGCGTTCGCCGAAGCACACGTGTTTCTCGTGCGGTTCAGCTGTCGATTGTTAGTGCTAGGGAGAACACCGAGTAGCCGACGGGCATGGGTATAGCTATTCGTAACTTATGCATAACAATCAGTAGGTTACGCGAATATAGTATTGTGTTGTGGGTGCAAAACTGTTATTACCTTCGGCTGGTTACTCGGTAATGTGCAGATATCAATGAAACGCGCAATACTGAAATCGGAGGTTCCGTAATGCTTGGAATCGAGACGCTGGACGGTCCCGCGAGGGCCGTCGCACAAGTCAGCCTTGTCCTCGCCGAGGCCTTGGTACTCTACGTCGTCTACGGCGGTCTCTCGGCCGCCGTCGGCGACCGAATCACCAACGCGGTTCGAGGAACCTGACCATGGCGATACTCGGAATGAGCGTAGTGACGCTCGCGATGTTCGTCGGGTTCGGCCTGCTCATTGGAACCCTGTTCGGGTTCTTCGGAATGGGCGGCTCGTTCCTCGTCACCCCGGCGCTCCTCGTGATGGGCTACGAGCCGAAAGTCGCCGTTGGGAGCGGACTCGCGTTCGTCTTCGGGACGAGCGTCATCGGCGCGCTACGCCACCGAAATCACGGACAGGTCGACTATAAACTGGCACTGATCATGACGATAGCGATGACACTCGGTATCGAGGGCGGCAAGTACGTCGTCCTCTTCCTCGAGGAGGCGGGGATATCGGGTATCGTCATCAGCGTGGCGTACGTTGGTCTGTTGGCCGCGGTAGGCCTGCTAACCTTGCGTGATGCCCGTTCGACGGACGACGGGGAAGTTAGCTTCGACCTCTCGGAGACGGTCCAGTCGATAGAAATCCCGCCGATGGTCGAGTTGACCGGCGGCGTCCGCGTCTCCGCGGTCATCATCTTCGCCGTCGGATTGGCGATCGGCGTCCTGTCGGGCTTCCTCGGCGTTGGCGGCGGATTCCTGCTGATGCCCGCGATGATGTACGGGCTCGGGGTGCCCGCGGCGGTCGCAGTGGGTACCGACATCCTACAGATCACCATCTCGGGGGCGTTCGGTGCCTTCACCTACGCCCGGACTGGATCCATCGCGCTCCCGGTTGTCGTCTCGCTGCTAGCTGGGAGTGCCCTCGGTGCTCGCGTCGGGGCGGGCGCGACCAAACTCGTCGACGAGGACGATATCAAGGGCTACTTCGCCGCGATGCTGCTTGCAGGTAGCGTCGCCGTCGCCTCGAAGAA
Above is a window of Halorussus limi DNA encoding:
- a CDS encoding DUF6166 domain-containing protein, coding for MSGTTDSRSLEQTRPSQKQDVVYVGYRRRGRAVVEKQPGEEQVTPQSSLELANHSPLGFNWGYCGSGPAQLALALLLDYTGDEDVALAHYTTFTSTVVSQLDCSHPEGCWRLTGTDIENALRELSGDAVAQSH
- a CDS encoding DUF7342 family protein, encoding MDLTDTPEDVRDPDEELPDFTEWDAPEEVLKGGPTRERLLGVILQLRIPTKVAEIADQADCDTETARDYLEWFTSMGMTREIPGRPVRYERNESYLRWRRIEQIRDQYSESEIVEELKETMEQLEEYQARFDADSPDDVSLVDDTGESAVEEMWEAVSEWKTLERRVELLDAARQNGHPSSGGARVDA
- a CDS encoding NAD(P)/FAD-dependent oxidoreductase, with protein sequence MSEETRDLVIAGSGVAGLSAAVYAARADFDPLVLEGDEPGGQLTLTTDVENYLGFPDGVGGMELIQRGKEQAEKFGAEFKHGSIEWADLDERPFKLSLSTGETLETQTLIVATGASARWVGADGEDELMGYGLSTCATCDGAFHRGDNVLVVGGGDSAMEEALFLAKFADSVTVVHRREELRASEIMADRARDHDAIEFRWNTELRSLHGSQEEGVTGATLISHADGHPKQRAENGIEVETETVDVGGVFYAVGHTPNTQFLEDTGVELDEDGYVRLQTDDDGRPTSETTVEGVFAAGDVADSRYQQAVTAAGTGSMAALDAEEYLETLERGQPKTVEASA
- a CDS encoding DsrE/DsrF/DrsH-like family protein; its protein translation is MSTDAPSASADGATETDVATLESRIEELESELAEVKSEVDDGPKKMSIISTKGTLDMAYPPLILASTAAAFGWDVTVFHTFWGLDILHEDKSKDLKLSSVGNPNMPVPNAIATLPGMDRVTTKMMERQIEDNDTATIQELIETSLDMGVEFQACQMTIDLMDYDEGNFYDGVTTGVGAATALQDMAEADIQLLV
- a CDS encoding helix-turn-helix domain-containing protein, coding for MPDSMSEQLQQDMECEGLLECFHGLKQLDRECFQALVDAGEPVTVDELAEAVNRERSTAYRAVQRLLQTGFIQKEQVNYDQGGYYHVYSPTDPSQITDEMQRMLNEWYAKMGQLIQDFEDKYDQTDAAVQVEG
- a CDS encoding DUF2270 domain-containing protein, producing MTGSSSKEIDPSDPEHREVGQGLLDEEMGPSGSMAHLYRGEIHRMKLWRERLDRTTNWAVIVLAAILTWAFSSVTNPHYVLLAGGAILGVFLGIEARRYRGYDIWRSRVRTLQKNVFAYGLDPSQGLEDADWRAHLSSSYRQPRLRITRLEAIAHRLRRVYLPLLTVLFGAWVVRVTAFADVPWPDSAAIGQLPGTAVIAIVVLTYGGLLVIAMRPRTWHAEGELLNEDLREE
- the trxA gene encoding thioredoxin, with the protein product MTVDTASNSGTDVPTEPVNVGSETELNELVDDSGVVLADFYADWCGPCQMLAPIVDNLAAETDAVVAKIDVDANQQLAKAYGVRGVPTLVLFADGQQVEEIVGVQAEEQLRELIQNYTEE
- a CDS encoding dihydrolipoyl dehydrogenase: MQEGQLTEFDVVVIGAGSGLSVASAAARQGADVAVIEKGLMGGTCLNRGCVPSKMLIHRADIAEQIRQSEQFGIEAEITNVDFASMVEEVNADVEESATQIEHGLRQSPNHTLFKDEAQFVDTRTLKVNGNQIIGHKVIVAAGTRPFIPPIDGIEDVDYITSTGALQRDTRPNHLVIVGGGYIAAELAHFYGSFGTDITIIGRADTLLPEEDREIAERFTRGFADKHTVYTSYEAIAAAQQNGEITVTAEHADGEVIDIAGDELLIAAGRIPNTDTLAVENAGIETDPLGFVETNEYLETTAQNVWALGDIVGEYLYKHSANLEAQYVVQNAFGEHDHKHPVDYAAMPHAVFSSPQVAGVGMTEEELEEENMEYISGKYSYEDTAMGGALKETEGIVKVLVDPSDGAILGCHILGPRASMLIHEVVVAMTQGSGTVVDIADSTHVHPALNEVVQRAFRSV